From Debaryomyces hansenii CBS767 chromosome C complete sequence, a single genomic window includes:
- a CDS encoding DEHA2C09328p (no similarity), translated as MISARSFSTVSRIAFQKESVAGSAFNAAKNSRNLGLKWKPTYGNSFRTFAEYRLKAANQSPLAIKLKAKK; from the coding sequence ATGATCTCAGCTAGAAGCTTCAGCACCGTTTCCAGAATCGCATTCCAAAAAGAATCTGTCGCCGGCAGTGCATTCAATGCTGCTAAGAACTCCCGTAATTTAGGTCTCAAATGGAAACCTACCTACGGTAACTCTTTCAGAACTTTTGCTGAATACAGATTGAAGGCTGCCAACCAATCTCCTTTAGCTATCAAGTTGAAGGCGAAGAAATAA
- a CDS encoding DEHA2C09350p (some similarities with uniprot|P32389 Saccharomyces cerevisiae YNL103w MET4 transcriptional activator of sulfur metabolism): MNNSRDLNLPQDDPTNTANSLPDNNATSSSLLEQLVYIDNFMHTNSGSTGEPTPNLDIDGQLSLDLAAFADDSFIFPDEDKKPSSPYSGNSHGNNGNGDFSNRNLNDPGNHNGPIASNAPINNLNHDLDHNLMVNHIPGTSANNRNEDFHEPHNGFDEPSHPNVNVSSLPKWPVPPGAKSSLESAGLSQNQIELLSALVAQHQQNMPPTQPTRHSTRSPSIAASIDGGIDGGIDGGIDGGIDDGNDYNGTNDAADSVASNLDENGNESELDKRRRNTAASARFRIKKKMKEKQMEDKIQNLNEMIKSFESKTQQLEMENKLLKNLIIEKGSQKSEYELRMLKERARQ, translated from the coding sequence ATGAATAACTCGAGAGACTTAAATTTGCCCCAAGACGATCCGACCAACACGGCCAACTCGCTTCCAGACAACAACGCTACGTCTTCGTCACTTTTGGAGCAGTTGGTTTACATCGACAACTTTATGCATACCAACTCGGGTAGCACGGGAGAGCCTACGCCCAACTTGGACATTGATGGCCAGTTATCACTCGACTTGGCTGCATTTGCGGATGATTCGTTTATATTTCCTGACGAGGACAAGAAGCCCAGCTCGCCATATTCGGGCAACAGCCATGGAAATAATGGTAATGGCGACTTCTCCAACCGTAACCTCAATGATCCCGGTAATCATAATGGCCCTATTGCGTCTAATGCGCCTATTAACAACTTGAATCACGACTTGGATCATAATCTTATGGTGAACCATATACCGGGAACCAGTGCcaataatagaaatgaaGACTTCCACGAACCTCACAACGGCTTTGATGAACCTTCACATCCGAACGTGAACGTATCCAGTTTGCCTAAGTGGCCTGTTCCGCCGGGTGCAAAGTCGTCCCTAGAATCTGCAGGGCTCTCACAAAATCAGATCGAGCTTTTATCAGCCTTGGTGGCCCAACACCAACAGAACATGCCTCCTACACAGCCGACCAGACACTCCACTCGCTCTCCTAGCATTGCGGCTAGCATTGATGGTGGTATTGACGGTGGTATTGACGGTGGTATCGACGGTGGTATTGACGATGGTAATGATTATAATGGTACGAACGATGCGGCAGATAGTGTGGCGAGCAACCTTGATGAAAACGGTAATGAGTCCGAGTTGGACAAACGTAGGCGAAACACCGCAGCTAGTGCAAGGTTCCGaatcaaaaagaagatgaaagaAAAGCAAATGGAAGACAAGATACAAAACTTGAACGAGATGATTAAATCGTTCGAATCCAAAACACAACAGCTTGAAATGGAgaacaaattattaaaaaatctTATCATAGAAAAAGGAAGTCAAAAATCGGAATATGAGTTAAGAATGTTGAAGGAAAGAGCAAGACAATAG